TTTCGCGGCGCTTGATTTTCGGGGCGTCGTGCCTACACTTTGCGCGCGCGGCGGGGCCGGCAGGCGGCGCGCGCATTCCCCTCTCCGGAGCACCTCTTAACTCATGGCTGTCGAAATCAAGATCCCGAGCGTCGGTGAATCCGTCGCCGAAGGCGAAATCGCCGAATGGCTGAAGGCCGAGGGCGACGCGGTCGAACAGGACGAGCCGCTTGTCGTCATCGAGACGGACAAGATCACGATCGACCTGCCCGCGCCGGCGTCCGGCACGCTGTCTCGCATCACGAAAAAGGCCGGCAGCGTGGTGCAGGTCGGTGACGTGATTGGCTACATCGAGGAAGCGGGCGAAGCGCCAAAGAAGGACAGGAAGGAAAAGGCAGAGCCGGAAAAGGCCGCCGCGAAGGCCGCGGAAAAGCCCGCGGC
This genomic stretch from bacterium harbors:
- a CDS encoding E3 binding domain-containing protein, giving the protein MAVEIKIPSVGESVAEGEIAEWLKAEGDAVEQDEPLVVIETDKITIDLPAPASGTLSRITKKAGSVVQVGDVIGYIEEAGEAPKKDRKEKAEPEKAAAKAAEKPAAKKAEEKPAPKREPEPDEAEGGEEPALSPAVRRLVEESGVDPARVEGSGKGGRILKSDVEEYIESRGETAETEKPAPKATPAD